One window from the genome of Chroococcidiopsis sp. TS-821 encodes:
- a CDS encoding Uma2 family endonuclease: MTEKATDYLLAGVVQVWVVDTKARSLTIFEHDSLPQIIQSPSSVSLLLSFVLSVSNLFDVV; the protein is encoded by the coding sequence ATGACCGAGAAAGCAACTGATTATCTACTTGCTGGTGTCGTCCAAGTTTGGGTGGTAGATACTAAAGCGCGATCGCTGACAATTTTCGAGCATGATTCGTTACCGCAAATAATTCAAAGTCCTAGCTCAGTTAGCCTATTACTAAGTTTTGTCTTAAGTGTTTCTAATTTATTTGACGTAGTTTGA